In Massilia antarctica, the following are encoded in one genomic region:
- a CDS encoding alpha/beta hydrolase, which yields MPAAVPYNAATTYAKLVKAYPFIQIADTRVNAEIVIISGMGYVRRGAHLLQLDLFLPAQATRDTGPVPAVVLVHGGGWRSGERGNMAPLAARLAARGIAAAVIDYRLADEARYPAAIHDVKAALRWMRANSAAHGIAPQRIAVAGGSAGGQIASLVGVTNGIDKFDPDGAASAVSSAAQAVINIDGLSDFTSPAARANEDDPTKKPSAAGFWFGGTYADAAALWREASPTFYVNRDTPPMLFIGSGQARFSVGRDEMVGKMHAAGTAARVAVLPDSPHSFWLFDPWIMLTADAMAAFMHTELPIPTITRKAP from the coding sequence GTGCCTGCCGCTGTTCCGTACAACGCCGCGACAACCTACGCCAAGCTGGTGAAGGCCTATCCCTTCATTCAGATCGCCGACACCCGCGTCAACGCCGAGATCGTCATCATCAGCGGCATGGGCTATGTGCGGCGTGGCGCGCACCTGTTGCAGCTGGACCTGTTCCTGCCCGCGCAAGCGACGCGCGACACAGGACCGGTGCCCGCCGTGGTGCTGGTCCACGGCGGCGGCTGGCGTTCCGGCGAGCGCGGCAACATGGCGCCGCTGGCGGCACGCCTGGCCGCGCGCGGCATCGCCGCCGCCGTGATCGATTACCGCCTGGCCGACGAAGCGCGCTACCCGGCCGCCATCCACGACGTCAAGGCCGCCCTGCGCTGGATGCGTGCCAACAGCGCGGCCCACGGCATAGCCCCGCAACGCATCGCGGTGGCCGGCGGTTCGGCCGGCGGGCAGATCGCCAGTCTCGTGGGCGTCACCAACGGCATCGACAAGTTCGATCCCGATGGCGCCGCCAGCGCCGTGTCGAGCGCCGCGCAGGCGGTCATCAACATCGACGGCCTGTCCGATTTCACCTCGCCGGCCGCGCGCGCGAACGAAGACGACCCGACGAAAAAACCATCGGCGGCCGGTTTCTGGTTCGGCGGTACATACGCCGACGCGGCCGCGCTGTGGCGCGAAGCCTCGCCCACCTTTTACGTCAACCGTGACACGCCGCCGATGCTGTTCATCGGCAGCGGCCAGGCGCGCTTTTCGGTCGGACGCGACGAGATGGTCGGGAAGATGCACGCCGCCGGCACCGCCGCCAGGGTGGCGGTGCTGCCCGACTCCCCGCACTCCTTCTGGCTGTTCGACCCGTGGATCATGCTTACGGCCGACGCCATGGCCGCCTTCATGCACACCGAGCTTCCCATCCCAACAATAACGAGAAAAGCACCATGA
- a CDS encoding pectinesterase family protein: protein MRTLLQHVPPAADYFIEARIRALPGPPGQLYLLGRHVDADNWFGAGLQMSDTSPTVQADIVRQHDGKLGRLKQLRRAIASEGRFLTVRFEMMGEALSVYLNGEKLSTATVPGSAIPGAVGIYSSGKGFELDDIRVGDPANKPMRIAPAVGASSFKAQAGDPPSTLPISAFAGDGLTPARFTVRSSNPAVASATVRGNAIVVTPKKTGSASLVLASVADPSVQSIIDASIAPAFAPPAATRIDLAGALSPPARADAVPPDTLLRLRFDQPPRPGSTGSVRIYRQADGKLVDIIRPGEEVAPIGYPGQDQQRYTRRTPIGIDGNSATIRPHAHRLAYGSAYYVIVEPGLFADASINGVPFAGIGKAAGWTFRTRATAPSGPTLSVDDDGPADFRTVQGALDHAMQHIGQATPVTVAVRNGRYDEMLFIRGKDNLTIKGESRDGVLIHNGNNDGVNPGSGASQSPQSPSFTGGRALLMAETSDLLTLDTLTLKNTTLRSDKIAGQAETVFFNNDSGRLIARNASFFSEQDTIQVKGYAWFYRTLIEGNVDFIWGANRAALFEESELRSVGDSANPSSGGYVVQARTVGALDPGFVFLNSALTHGPGPGPLANKVPPGATYLARSPGTAATWDNVAYINCKMGEHIAPAGWAGQGVQREPAPHPAGATAASGWREFGSTDLDGKPLDLSQRAGGYLLSAQEAARLASRAAVFSGFDGGRGWAPQPGQEAP from the coding sequence CACGTGCCACCCGCCGCCGACTATTTCATCGAGGCCCGCATCCGCGCCTTGCCCGGCCCACCCGGCCAGCTGTATCTGCTCGGCCGTCATGTCGACGCCGACAACTGGTTCGGCGCCGGCCTGCAGATGAGCGACACTAGCCCGACCGTCCAGGCCGATATCGTGCGCCAGCACGACGGCAAACTCGGCCGCCTGAAACAGCTCAGGCGCGCCATCGCCAGCGAGGGCCGCTTCCTCACCGTCCGCTTCGAGATGATGGGCGAAGCGCTCAGCGTCTACCTCAACGGCGAAAAACTCAGCACCGCCACCGTGCCCGGTTCGGCCATCCCCGGCGCGGTCGGCATCTACAGCAGCGGCAAAGGCTTCGAGCTCGACGACATCCGCGTGGGCGACCCCGCCAATAAACCGATGCGCATCGCCCCCGCCGTCGGCGCCAGCAGCTTCAAGGCGCAGGCCGGTGATCCGCCTTCGACCTTGCCCATCAGCGCCTTTGCCGGCGACGGCCTCACGCCGGCACGCTTCACGGTCCGCTCCAGCAACCCGGCCGTGGCCAGCGCCACGGTACGCGGCAACGCCATCGTGGTCACGCCAAAAAAAACCGGCAGCGCCAGCCTCGTACTCGCCAGCGTGGCCGACCCCAGCGTGCAAAGCATCATCGACGCCAGCATCGCGCCCGCCTTCGCGCCGCCCGCCGCAACCAGGATCGACCTGGCCGGCGCCCTCTCGCCACCCGCGCGCGCCGATGCAGTCCCGCCCGACACCCTGCTGCGCCTGCGCTTCGACCAGCCGCCCCGCCCCGGCAGCACCGGCTCGGTGCGCATCTACCGCCAGGCGGACGGCAAGCTAGTCGACATCATCCGCCCCGGCGAGGAAGTCGCGCCAATCGGCTACCCCGGCCAGGACCAGCAGCGCTACACCCGCCGCACCCCGATCGGCATCGACGGCAACAGCGCCACCATCCGCCCGCACGCCCACCGCCTTGCCTACGGCAGCGCCTACTATGTGATCGTCGAACCGGGCCTGTTCGCCGATGCCAGCATCAACGGCGTCCCGTTCGCCGGCATCGGCAAGGCCGCCGGCTGGACCTTCCGCACCCGCGCCACCGCCCCGTCCGGCCCGACGCTGAGCGTGGACGACGATGGCCCGGCCGATTTCCGCACCGTGCAGGGCGCCCTCGACCACGCAATGCAGCACATCGGCCAAGCCACGCCGGTCACGGTCGCCGTCAGGAACGGCCGCTACGACGAGATGCTGTTCATCCGCGGCAAGGACAACCTGACCATCAAGGGCGAAAGCCGCGACGGCGTGCTTATCCACAACGGCAACAACGATGGCGTCAATCCCGGCTCGGGCGCAAGCCAAAGCCCGCAGTCGCCCTCGTTCACCGGCGGGCGCGCGCTGCTGATGGCCGAAACGTCGGACTTGCTCACGCTCGACACGCTCACCCTCAAGAACACCACCCTGCGCTCCGACAAGATCGCCGGGCAGGCGGAGACCGTCTTTTTCAATAACGATAGCGGCCGCCTGATCGCGCGCAACGCCAGTTTTTTCAGCGAACAGGATACGATCCAGGTAAAAGGCTATGCCTGGTTTTACCGCACCCTGATCGAAGGCAACGTCGACTTCATCTGGGGCGCAAACCGCGCCGCCCTGTTCGAGGAAAGCGAGCTGCGCTCGGTCGGCGACAGCGCCAATCCATCCAGCGGCGGCTATGTGGTGCAGGCGCGCACGGTGGGCGCGCTCGATCCCGGCTTCGTGTTCCTCAACAGCGCGCTGACCCACGGCCCCGGCCCGGGTCCGCTGGCCAACAAGGTCCCGCCCGGCGCCACTTACCTGGCGCGCAGCCCGGGCACGGCGGCCACCTGGGATAACGTGGCTTACATCAACTGCAAGATGGGCGAGCACATCGCTCCGGCCGGCTGGGCCGGCCAGGGCGTGCAGCGCGAGCCGGCGCCCCACCCGGCCGGCGCGACAGCAGCCAGCGGCTGGCGCGAGTTCGGCAGCACCGACCTGGACGGCAAACCGCTCGACCTGTCGCAACGCGCGGGCGGCTACCTCCTCAGCGCGCAGGAAGCGGCGCGCCTGGCGAGCCGGGCGGCGGTGTTTTCCGGCTTCGACGGCGGCCGTGGATGGGCCCCGCAACCGGGGCAGGAAGCGCCCTGA
- a CDS encoding glycoside hydrolase family 43 protein, translating into MTTTHLLRRTALRVLPLILPLALAACQSTPGTPQAPWTADLGNGQYQNPILHADYSDPDAIRVGASYYMTASSFSNTPGLPLLQSTDMVNWELVGHALPRLVPEKVFATPQPGKGVWAPCLRFHDGKFWIFYPDPDFGIYVITATNFQGPWSAPHLLAGGKGLIDPAPLWDDDGKAYLLHGWAKSRAGFNNVLTLRGMAPDGRSLLDAGGQIVIDGNKLPNYKTLEGPKFYKKDGYYYVFAPAGGVEEGWQSVFRSRKVDGPYEDRIVMAQGKSGTNGPHQGAWVTAQDGSDWFFHFQDRRAYGRVVHLQPLRWKDGWPLIGEEVDTSGVGQPFARHAKPLVAGPVRVPPTGDEFSGAALGLQWQWSANGKPAWYSLAARPGQLRLQAQPGSNLREMASVLTQKLPAPAFTVDTRIELSAAREGERAGLVLLGMKYAWLGLRRAASGTQLVLGVCEGDEHRCTEQDQLVVPVDTSAAYLRMTVADGVARFSYSLDNSKFIDAGQPFTASMGRWVGAQMGLFSAGGTEGHADVDYFRVSQ; encoded by the coding sequence ATGACGACAACGCACCTCCTGCGCCGGACCGCACTGCGGGTCCTGCCGCTGATCCTTCCGCTGGCGCTGGCCGCCTGCCAGAGCACGCCCGGCACCCCGCAAGCGCCGTGGACGGCGGACCTGGGCAACGGCCAGTACCAGAACCCGATCCTGCACGCCGACTATTCCGACCCCGATGCGATCCGGGTCGGCGCCAGCTATTACATGACCGCGTCGAGCTTCAGCAACACGCCCGGCCTGCCGCTGCTGCAATCGACCGACATGGTCAACTGGGAACTGGTCGGCCACGCGCTGCCCAGGCTGGTGCCGGAGAAGGTATTCGCCACGCCGCAGCCGGGCAAGGGCGTGTGGGCGCCGTGCCTGCGTTTTCATGACGGCAAATTCTGGATTTTCTATCCCGATCCGGACTTCGGTATCTACGTCATCACCGCCACCAACTTCCAGGGACCGTGGAGCGCGCCGCACCTGCTGGCCGGCGGGAAGGGCTTGATCGACCCGGCCCCGCTGTGGGACGACGACGGCAAGGCTTACCTGCTGCACGGCTGGGCCAAGAGCCGGGCCGGTTTCAACAACGTGCTGACCTTGCGCGGCATGGCCCCGGACGGACGCAGCCTGCTCGATGCCGGCGGCCAGATCGTCATCGACGGCAACAAGCTGCCGAATTACAAGACCTTGGAAGGGCCGAAGTTCTACAAGAAGGATGGCTATTATTATGTGTTCGCGCCGGCCGGCGGGGTCGAGGAAGGCTGGCAGTCGGTGTTCCGTTCGCGCAAGGTCGACGGTCCGTACGAAGACAGGATCGTCATGGCGCAGGGGAAATCGGGCACCAACGGCCCGCATCAGGGCGCGTGGGTGACGGCGCAGGATGGCAGCGACTGGTTCTTCCACTTCCAGGACAGGCGCGCCTACGGCCGCGTGGTGCACCTGCAGCCGCTGCGCTGGAAGGATGGCTGGCCGCTGATCGGCGAGGAAGTCGACACCAGCGGCGTGGGCCAGCCGTTCGCGCGCCATGCCAAGCCGCTGGTGGCGGGCCCGGTGCGGGTACCGCCCACGGGCGACGAGTTTTCAGGCGCGGCCCTGGGGCTGCAATGGCAGTGGAGCGCGAATGGCAAGCCGGCGTGGTATTCGCTGGCGGCCCGGCCCGGCCAGCTGCGCCTGCAAGCGCAGCCGGGCAGCAATCTGCGCGAGATGGCATCGGTGCTGACGCAGAAGCTGCCGGCGCCGGCGTTTACGGTCGACACGCGCATCGAGCTGTCGGCCGCGCGGGAGGGCGAGCGCGCCGGGCTGGTGCTGCTGGGGATGAAATATGCGTGGCTGGGGCTGCGCCGCGCCGCAAGCGGCACGCAACTGGTGCTGGGCGTGTGCGAAGGCGACGAACACCGGTGTACCGAACAGGACCAGCTGGTGGTGCCGGTGGACACGAGCGCGGCCTACCTGCGCATGACTGTGGCGGACGGCGTGGCAAGGTTCTCGTACAGCCTCGACAACAGCAAGTTCATCGATGCCGGCCAGCCATTCACGGCCAGCATGGGACGCTGGGTTGGCGCGCAGATGGGCCTGTTCAGCGCGGGCGGCACCGAGGGCCACGCCGATGTCGATTATTTCCGGGTCAGTCAATAG